A genomic window from Emys orbicularis isolate rEmyOrb1 chromosome 8, rEmyOrb1.hap1, whole genome shotgun sequence includes:
- the C8H5orf24 gene encoding UPF0461 protein C5orf24 homolog isoform X2, translated as MMHPVASSNTAFCGTGKSSCLNEDNVRSTDQFDLYSTQQSKYSHTVSHKPIACQRQDTLNETHLQAASGRNIETKDELKKKKNLNRSGKRGRPSGTTKSAGYRTSTGRPLGTTKAAGFKTSPGRPLGTTKAAGYKVSPGRPPGKKQQAFRCSSDA; from the exons ATGATGCATCCTGTTGCCAGCAGTAATACAGCTTTCTGTGGGACTGGCAAGAGTTCTTGCCTTAACGAAGACAATGTGAGATCCACTGATCAGTTTGACTTGTATTCTACACAGCAAAGCAAATACAGCCACACAGTCAGCCACAAACCAATTGCATGCCAGAGACAAGACACGTTAAATGAAACACACTTGCAGGCCGCAAGTGGCAGGAATATAGAGACAAAAGATGaactaaagaaaaagaaaaacctcaaTCGATCTGGTAAACGTGGAAGGCCATCGGGGACCACAAAATCAGCGGGGTACCGAACCAGCACAGGTCGACCTCTTGGGACCACCAAAGCAGCTGGATTTAAAACAAGTCCAGGCAGACCCTTGGGTACAACTAAAGCTGCAGGATACAAAGTCAGCCCAGGCAGACCTCCAG GAAAAAAGCAGCAAGCCTTCAGGTGTTCCAGTGATGCCTAA
- the C8H5orf24 gene encoding UPF0461 protein C5orf24 homolog isoform X1, producing the protein MMHPVASSNTAFCGTGKSSCLNEDNVRSTDQFDLYSTQQSKYSHTVSHKPIACQRQDTLNETHLQAASGRNIETKDELKKKKNLNRSGKRGRPSGTTKSAGYRTSTGRPLGTTKAAGFKTSPGRPLGTTKAAGYKVSPGRPPGSIKALSRLANLSYTCGSAAFPYPMVHNRGVHAAGETSSKVKQPNE; encoded by the coding sequence ATGATGCATCCTGTTGCCAGCAGTAATACAGCTTTCTGTGGGACTGGCAAGAGTTCTTGCCTTAACGAAGACAATGTGAGATCCACTGATCAGTTTGACTTGTATTCTACACAGCAAAGCAAATACAGCCACACAGTCAGCCACAAACCAATTGCATGCCAGAGACAAGACACGTTAAATGAAACACACTTGCAGGCCGCAAGTGGCAGGAATATAGAGACAAAAGATGaactaaagaaaaagaaaaacctcaaTCGATCTGGTAAACGTGGAAGGCCATCGGGGACCACAAAATCAGCGGGGTACCGAACCAGCACAGGTCGACCTCTTGGGACCACCAAAGCAGCTGGATTTAAAACAAGTCCAGGCAGACCCTTGGGTACAACTAAAGCTGCAGGATACAAAGTCAGCCCAGGCAGACCTCCAGGTAGCATTAAAGCTCTATCACGCCTTGCAAATCTAAGTTATACTTGTGGCAGTGCAGCTTTTCCCTATCCTATGGTGCATAACAGAGGAGTACATGCTGCTGGTGAAACTAGTAGCAAAGTCAAACAACCCAATGAGTGA